From a region of the Paenibacillus sp. FSL R10-2734 genome:
- a CDS encoding iron-sulfur cluster biosynthesis family protein: MMIQVTPLAERKLKERLEDRPGFFKLFYDTEGCGCDGINVLLIVSEIEDSDSRIESDSLPFIVSRQQEIFYEDKMRLDAEERFSSFKLDSDSQIYGKNILVRDLRNVSTFQ; this comes from the coding sequence ATGATGATTCAAGTTACACCTCTCGCAGAAAGGAAGTTGAAGGAAAGGCTTGAAGATCGGCCAGGATTTTTCAAGCTCTTTTATGATACGGAAGGCTGCGGGTGTGACGGAATTAATGTATTACTGATTGTTTCAGAAATAGAGGACAGCGATTCTAGGATTGAAAGTGATTCCCTTCCCTTTATCGTAAGCCGCCAGCAGGAAATCTTTTATGAGGACAAGATGCGTCTGGATGCCGAGGAACGGTTCTCTTCCTTTAAGCTAGACAGTGATTCACAGATTTACGGAAAAAATATCCTGGTAAGAGATTTGCGTAATGTAAGTACATTTCAGTGA
- a CDS encoding AI-2E family transporter, translating into MAKLNTFIRVCIAILLVLGIVFLGSQVNFIFRPILSLFNVIIVPLMLAGFFYYLLRPLINTLERYKLNRSVAIIIVYVVIALLLFAFSIGVWPSLRTQLTNFVDNMPNLIAAVNQQLLRLEDSGFLASIIPADMDLASQLTEYLNKGFNLISNYVTGLFSFVSNFAIILFTFPIMLFYMLKEGGKFGRKIVSFFPKKYRGEGTTMMSEIDSALSGFIVGRVLVNLALGVLMYIGFLIIGLQYALLLTVIAVVMNFVPFIGAILSSIPIFIIGFIQSPSIAVWSIIIVLVAQQIQDNLIAPYIFGKKLDIHPLTTIILVLVGGDIGGIIAILLIIPLYMIVKIVLTKAYNLFVKNHRVEVEESL; encoded by the coding sequence ATGGCTAAACTGAACACATTCATTCGAGTTTGTATAGCGATCCTTTTAGTATTAGGTATCGTATTTCTAGGCTCACAAGTTAATTTTATTTTCAGACCGATCTTGTCTTTGTTCAATGTTATTATCGTCCCCTTAATGTTGGCGGGATTTTTCTATTATCTACTCCGACCTCTAATCAATACTTTGGAGAGATATAAACTAAATCGCTCTGTTGCGATTATCATCGTATATGTGGTCATTGCATTGCTCTTGTTTGCTTTTAGTATTGGAGTTTGGCCTTCACTTCGAACACAGCTAACTAATTTCGTCGATAATATGCCAAATCTGATCGCAGCCGTGAATCAGCAGCTATTGAGACTCGAGGACAGTGGATTTTTGGCTTCTATTATCCCAGCGGATATGGATCTTGCTTCCCAATTGACCGAATATTTGAATAAAGGATTTAATCTGATTTCGAATTACGTGACGGGTTTATTCTCCTTTGTTTCAAATTTCGCGATTATTTTATTTACCTTTCCTATTATGTTGTTTTACATGCTTAAGGAAGGTGGGAAATTTGGACGTAAGATTGTAAGTTTCTTCCCAAAGAAGTATCGTGGAGAAGGAACTACAATGATGAGTGAAATTGACAGTGCGTTAAGTGGATTCATCGTTGGGCGGGTATTAGTCAATTTGGCGCTTGGTGTTCTGATGTATATTGGTTTCCTTATTATTGGTCTACAGTATGCATTGTTGTTAACCGTGATCGCCGTTGTGATGAATTTTGTGCCTTTCATTGGTGCAATTCTGTCCAGTATCCCTATTTTTATTATTGGATTCATTCAATCGCCGTCCATTGCAGTGTGGTCCATCATCATCGTTCTCGTAGCTCAGCAAATCCAGGATAATCTGATCGCTCCCTACATTTTTGGGAAAAAGCTTGATATTCATCCGTTGACTACGATCATCCTAGTGTTGGTTGGTGGAGATATAGGTGGTATTATTGCGATATTACTGATTATTCCACTGTATATGATTGTGAAAATCGTTCTGACTAAGGCGTACAATTTGTTTGTTAAGAACCACAGGGTAGAGGTAGAGGAGAGTCTTTAA
- a CDS encoding YxcD family protein, which produces MVLSMDEIINALCIHMAERKAVRPEDVQVELSWEEDTGYSAEVWVQGRSQYLVESNMIEAILRYMLSEYGIRAYREDVRLDLDEEITAIVNTQN; this is translated from the coding sequence ATGGTTCTAAGCATGGATGAGATCATCAATGCCTTATGTATACACATGGCTGAACGCAAAGCGGTTCGCCCAGAAGATGTTCAGGTAGAACTTAGCTGGGAAGAAGACACTGGCTACTCTGCGGAGGTTTGGGTACAGGGACGTAGTCAATATCTAGTCGAGTCCAACATGATTGAGGCGATCCTACGTTATATGCTTAGCGAATATGGCATTCGCGCATATCGTGAAGATGTAAGGCTAGACCTGGATGAGGAAATCACCGCTATTGTAAATACACAAAATTAA
- a CDS encoding FusB/FusC family EF-G-binding protein, whose translation MNTPFIRNHQYNFIKKQTDFLLKTLRTVADRRVLETVRYRSALNVVEAFLTLPDYQQQMLQQISTFETQHDFQKYLSGLEPYLEPFPQITLKQIQKLFPKNKKLKVPNLEAIDFRYMTYLSWIDIATNKLFIVYPFEGQFIGIEGRITPMNKKGYCLFCNRQQQLAFFTVKTKLAKSSPDDYSSIGQYVCLESEGCNHSITDTASLERFILSTRV comes from the coding sequence ATGAATACACCATTTATTAGAAACCATCAATATAATTTTATTAAAAAACAAACGGATTTTCTTCTAAAGACACTGCGAACTGTAGCGGATCGAAGAGTGTTGGAGACTGTAAGATATCGTTCGGCATTGAACGTAGTTGAAGCTTTTCTAACGCTTCCTGACTATCAGCAGCAAATGCTTCAACAAATATCTACCTTTGAGACGCAACACGATTTTCAGAAATATTTAAGTGGACTAGAGCCTTATTTGGAACCTTTTCCACAGATTACGCTGAAGCAGATCCAGAAGCTATTCCCTAAGAATAAGAAGCTGAAGGTACCTAATTTAGAAGCCATCGATTTTCGATATATGACGTATCTGAGCTGGATAGATATTGCTACCAACAAATTATTTATTGTATATCCGTTCGAAGGACAGTTTATCGGTATTGAGGGTAGAATTACACCGATGAACAAGAAAGGGTATTGTCTGTTCTGTAATCGGCAGCAGCAGCTTGCCTTCTTCACAGTCAAAACCAAGCTTGCGAAATCTTCGCCGGATGATTATTCCTCTATTGGACAATATGTATGTCTTGAGAGCGAAGGCTGTAATCATAGTATTACTGATACCGCATCGCTTGAGAGATTCATTCTCTCTACTCGTGTTTGA
- a CDS encoding carboxypeptidase M32 → MEQLVKEQWEKFSELLSKISGYSEAIELLHWDLRTGAPRKGVEVRSGTIGMLSGELFRLGISEEMGEFTAYFSRPEVITQLSQDQKKIVSDCRKEYERSKSIPSKRFEEYAVLSAHSQTIWEEAKENDDFATFEPYLSKIVALKKEFIDYWGVKGTRYDTLLDMYEPDLTVDKVDEVFSRLRSRLVPLVEAIAASPNKSDTSFLQQIFPKEQQEKFGNFILEQMGYDYDAGRLDESVHPFATGLNPGDVRITTNYLLDNVTSAIFSSLHEGGHALYEQNISKDFVGTPLAQGASMGIHESQSRLWENMIGRSRAFWERYYGDLQQQFPEQLANVELEDFYRAINSVQNSFIRIEADELTYNLHIIVRYEIEKLIFNEGLSVKDLPQVWNAKYQEYLGITPPSNALGVLQDVHWSGGDFGYFASYSLGNMYAAQILNTLRKELPEFDALIAAGNLLPIKEWLTDKIYRFGNSLTPSQIIEQVTGEPLSPDYLADYLEAKYTEIYKL, encoded by the coding sequence ATGGAACAGCTAGTGAAGGAACAGTGGGAGAAATTTAGCGAGTTATTATCAAAAATAAGTGGATATTCAGAGGCCATAGAATTACTTCACTGGGATTTGCGCACCGGTGCGCCGCGTAAGGGAGTAGAGGTTCGTTCGGGTACGATAGGGATGCTAAGTGGAGAGCTGTTCAGACTCGGGATTTCAGAGGAAATGGGAGAATTTACAGCATATTTTAGCCGTCCTGAAGTGATTACTCAACTCTCTCAAGATCAGAAAAAGATTGTTTCTGATTGCCGTAAAGAGTATGAGCGCAGCAAGAGCATACCTTCCAAAAGATTTGAGGAGTACGCTGTTCTCTCTGCACATTCCCAAACCATCTGGGAAGAAGCCAAGGAGAACGATGATTTTGCCACTTTTGAACCTTACTTAAGCAAAATAGTTGCTCTGAAAAAAGAATTTATCGATTATTGGGGTGTAAAAGGAACGCGCTATGATACGCTTCTTGATATGTATGAGCCTGATCTTACTGTAGATAAAGTGGATGAAGTATTCAGCCGCCTGCGCAGTCGTTTGGTTCCATTGGTAGAGGCTATTGCTGCTTCTCCTAATAAATCGGACACAAGTTTCTTACAGCAGATCTTCCCTAAAGAGCAACAGGAAAAGTTCGGAAACTTTATTTTAGAGCAAATGGGCTATGATTATGACGCAGGTCGTCTAGATGAGAGTGTGCATCCTTTTGCTACGGGCCTGAATCCAGGCGACGTTCGTATTACGACCAATTACCTGCTTGATAATGTGACTAGTGCTATATTTAGTTCACTGCATGAAGGTGGACATGCGCTTTATGAACAAAACATCAGCAAGGACTTTGTTGGAACACCACTTGCACAAGGCGCATCGATGGGAATTCATGAATCTCAGTCAAGACTATGGGAGAATATGATTGGACGCAGCCGTGCTTTCTGGGAACGTTATTACGGTGATCTTCAACAGCAATTCCCTGAGCAGCTTGCAAATGTGGAGTTGGAAGATTTCTACCGGGCGATCAACAGCGTGCAAAATTCATTTATCCGGATCGAAGCAGATGAGCTTACATATAATCTGCACATTATTGTGCGTTACGAGATCGAAAAGCTAATTTTTAATGAAGGACTTTCTGTAAAGGATCTGCCGCAGGTATGGAACGCTAAATATCAAGAGTATTTGGGGATTACTCCGCCTTCTAACGCTCTTGGAGTATTGCAGGATGTACATTGGTCTGGTGGGGATTTTGGATATTTTGCTTCCTACTCCTTAGGTAATATGTATGCTGCACAAATTCTGAATACATTGCGCAAGGAACTGCCGGAGTTTGATGCGTTAATTGCTGCGGGGAACCTACTACCTATTAAAGAGTGGTTAACGGATAAGATTTATCGATTCGGAAATAGCTTGACCCCTTCCCAAATCATTGAACAAGTAACTGGGGAACCACTAAGCCCTGATTACTTAGCTGATTATTTAGAAGCGAAGTATACGGAGATTTACAAACTGTAA
- a CDS encoding Asp23/Gls24 family envelope stress response protein: MNEGTEQGLIHISDDVVTSIVGQVVLETPGIAGMSGSNISNNWAKRLGGKNVKKGLSVEVKEVDVAIDLKVIVNYGCVIQEVCYMLQKNVRNAVENMMGLSLVSVNVKVEKVVLPL; encoded by the coding sequence ATGAATGAAGGAACGGAGCAAGGACTAATTCATATCTCTGATGATGTAGTCACTTCGATCGTTGGACAAGTGGTTCTGGAAACGCCAGGTATAGCTGGGATGTCAGGAAGCAATATTTCGAACAACTGGGCCAAACGCTTGGGCGGTAAAAATGTGAAAAAAGGATTGTCTGTAGAAGTGAAGGAAGTAGACGTAGCCATCGACCTAAAGGTTATTGTTAATTACGGATGTGTGATTCAAGAGGTCTGCTATATGTTACAGAAAAATGTTCGTAATGCTGTGGAAAATATGATGGGCCTGTCCCTTGTTTCGGTAAATGTGAAAGTTGAGAAAGTAGTTCTTCCGTTATAA
- a CDS encoding carbonic anhydrase → MSHVSEIINFNKSFVENKEYEAYLTSRYPDKKMLIITCMDTRLVELLPKAMNFKNGDVKIIKNAGAVISQPFGSVMRSVMVALYELDAEEVIVVGHYECGMASLNAEHMINSIKERGVSEEVLSTLENSGIKLTKWLRGFDNVEHGVIQTVDLIKRHPLLPPNVPVHGMIIDPATGALELVADGYK, encoded by the coding sequence ATGAGCCATGTATCCGAAATTATTAATTTTAATAAGAGTTTTGTTGAGAATAAAGAGTATGAAGCGTATTTAACTAGTCGTTATCCAGATAAAAAAATGTTAATTATCACCTGTATGGATACCCGTCTGGTTGAACTATTACCAAAAGCTATGAATTTTAAGAACGGTGATGTCAAAATCATCAAAAACGCCGGGGCGGTTATTTCACAGCCCTTTGGTAGTGTTATGCGTAGTGTCATGGTCGCGCTATATGAACTTGACGCTGAGGAAGTTATCGTTGTTGGACACTATGAATGCGGTATGGCCTCACTTAATGCGGAGCATATGATCAATTCTATTAAAGAGCGTGGAGTATCTGAAGAGGTGCTATCCACACTGGAGAATTCCGGGATCAAGCTTACTAAATGGCTGCGCGGATTTGACAACGTAGAACATGGGGTAATTCAAACGGTGGACCTGATTAAACGTCATCCATTGCTTCCTCCTAATGTACCTGTACACGGCATGATCATCGATCCGGCTACTGGAGCGCTTGAACTTGTCGCTGATGGGTATAAATAA
- a CDS encoding response regulator transcription factor — protein sequence MMYTILIADDEAEIVELLRLYLEKDYNIVEANSGTDALMQVQNHKIDLAILDIMMPGLDGLQLLKKIREVHHFPVLFLSAKSEHYDKILGLELGADDYISKPFNPLEIVARAGALLRRVHQFDAQIVEEKAAEQIVLGELRLDQSQCMIYRSGEPVVLTSTEYKILELMMKQPGRVFTRKKIYEAVWEDFYVYEDNSIMVHISNIREKIEQDSKKPVYLKTIRGLGYKIEAPMEQ from the coding sequence ATCATGTATACGATTCTAATCGCTGATGATGAAGCAGAAATTGTGGAGTTATTGAGATTATATTTAGAGAAAGATTACAACATTGTGGAAGCGAATAGTGGTACGGATGCGTTAATGCAAGTACAGAACCATAAAATTGATTTAGCAATTCTTGATATTATGATGCCTGGTCTAGATGGACTACAATTACTCAAGAAAATTCGTGAGGTCCATCATTTTCCGGTGTTGTTTTTATCTGCAAAAAGCGAGCATTACGACAAAATTCTGGGTCTCGAGCTCGGTGCCGACGATTATATTTCCAAACCGTTTAATCCATTAGAAATTGTAGCTCGTGCGGGAGCTTTGCTGCGCCGGGTACATCAATTTGATGCACAAATCGTTGAGGAAAAGGCAGCTGAACAGATTGTATTGGGAGAATTAAGACTGGATCAAAGCCAGTGTATGATCTATCGTTCAGGGGAACCCGTCGTTCTTACCTCTACCGAGTACAAAATTCTTGAATTAATGATGAAGCAGCCGGGTCGGGTCTTTACACGAAAAAAAATATATGAGGCCGTGTGGGAAGATTTCTATGTGTACGAAGATAATAGTATCATGGTACATATCAGTAATATTCGGGAAAAGATTGAGCAGGATTCTAAGAAACCAGTATATTTAAAGACTATTAGAGGGCTGGGATACAAAATTGAAGCGCCTATGGAGCAATAG
- a CDS encoding HAMP domain-containing sensor histidine kinase has protein sequence MFFLVIVYYLFINLDVTHMFEKNKIADPDLKVEASAYRDNLEHGVETKRLLRSGGWIEVLGQDKKIIEIVGEKKDEITQYTDNQLLKSLENGEDQSYYYSLASRNNQNESEWLLLKIPREVIDISINSDPFVAYFNHSISYYVFLGVGMILLLIIVYSYWVARRIRKPLRIITLGLKQMIEGNYDTRISLYAEKEFSQIGETFNYMADVIAKTTKEKRQAEESKQRMMVDLSHDLKTPITSIQGFAQALVEGRGEDEERQKRYLTYIYNKSSQVTKLIQNMVELLKIDSPDFILRMERHELGEFIREIVADSYGEIEQKNFILQLNVPEQEVFASFDAELLSSVVHNLISNALIYNPPGTHLRVEVIPMENEVAIEIADTGVGIPEELWSTMFDPFVRGDKARSTTGGTGLGLSIAMKNTEKMGGTLHLSRRKKEPTVFTIRIPK, from the coding sequence TTGTTTTTTCTCGTGATTGTTTATTACTTGTTCATTAATCTTGATGTGACCCATATGTTCGAAAAAAATAAAATTGCTGACCCTGATTTGAAGGTTGAAGCTAGTGCCTATCGAGATAATCTGGAGCATGGGGTAGAAACCAAAAGACTGCTCCGTAGTGGGGGATGGATCGAGGTCTTGGGTCAAGACAAGAAGATCATCGAGATTGTAGGAGAGAAGAAAGACGAAATAACACAATATACCGATAACCAGCTCTTGAAAAGCTTGGAAAACGGAGAAGATCAGTCTTACTACTACTCGTTGGCTTCACGCAATAATCAGAATGAATCAGAGTGGCTGCTTCTGAAAATCCCTAGAGAAGTCATCGACATTTCAATTAATAGTGATCCATTTGTTGCGTACTTTAACCACTCGATTTCATACTATGTCTTTTTGGGAGTTGGGATGATTCTCTTGCTTATTATCGTGTACAGCTATTGGGTGGCGAGACGAATCAGGAAACCGCTGCGTATCATCACACTTGGTTTGAAACAGATGATTGAAGGGAATTATGATACTCGTATTTCGCTATATGCTGAGAAAGAATTTTCTCAAATCGGGGAGACTTTTAATTATATGGCGGACGTAATTGCGAAGACGACCAAAGAAAAACGCCAAGCAGAGGAAAGTAAGCAACGTATGATGGTGGATCTTTCCCATGACCTAAAGACACCCATTACGAGTATACAAGGTTTTGCACAGGCGTTGGTTGAAGGTCGTGGTGAGGATGAAGAACGCCAGAAAAGGTATTTAACCTATATCTATAACAAATCCTCGCAAGTAACGAAGCTGATTCAAAACATGGTAGAGCTGCTTAAAATTGATTCCCCGGATTTTATATTACGTATGGAGCGTCATGAACTGGGTGAATTTATTCGTGAAATTGTCGCAGACTCCTACGGTGAGATTGAACAAAAGAACTTTATCCTACAGCTGAATGTCCCTGAACAGGAAGTATTCGCAAGCTTTGATGCGGAGCTACTCTCGAGTGTAGTTCATAATCTGATCTCCAATGCTTTGATCTATAACCCTCCAGGCACACATCTACGTGTGGAGGTTATACCCATGGAGAACGAGGTTGCCATTGAAATTGCAGATACTGGAGTGGGCATTCCTGAAGAGCTTTGGTCAACAATGTTTGATCCGTTTGTTCGAGGAGATAAAGCGCGGTCAACCACAGGTGGGACGGGGCTTGGTTTATCCATTGCTATGAAAAACACAGAGAAAATGGGTGGCACACTTCATCTCAGTCGGCGAAAGAAGGAACCAACGGTATTCACCATACGTATTCCCAAATAG
- a CDS encoding DegV family protein, with amino-acid sequence MAIKIITDSGSDLPLDYMEKYNVSVIHLPVHFGHELMPEDTDTKTFYAKMAESKELPTTASPSPNQFLEAFRRVEEGTDIMVICMSSNISSTYQTAMIAMEMYQEEGHSNAIEVIDSKTFSGGLSLIVGLAAKWSMTCTSLQELKEKVLQQINEVRAYFTLDTLENVMKGGRLSRISGAVASVLNIKLLLKISEEGTVEVVEKTRGLPKALNRLLAHLDEKQHDYEKAVIAIVHSNCEKLALEIKERILQKHPFKEVLLSSMGPVMGTYAGEGGIGVAF; translated from the coding sequence ATGGCTATCAAGATCATAACAGACAGCGGCTCAGACCTACCCCTTGACTACATGGAGAAGTATAATGTTTCCGTGATCCATCTACCGGTTCATTTTGGGCATGAGCTCATGCCTGAGGATACGGATACGAAAACCTTTTATGCTAAAATGGCTGAATCCAAGGAGCTGCCTACTACGGCAAGTCCAAGTCCAAACCAATTCCTTGAGGCATTCAGGCGAGTAGAGGAAGGTACTGACATTATGGTCATTTGTATGTCCTCTAATATTAGTAGCACTTATCAGACTGCTATGATTGCTATGGAAATGTACCAAGAAGAAGGTCACTCCAATGCAATAGAGGTTATAGATTCTAAGACCTTCTCAGGAGGATTGTCACTGATTGTGGGCCTCGCGGCGAAGTGGTCAATGACTTGTACGAGTCTGCAGGAATTGAAGGAAAAGGTGCTTCAGCAAATTAACGAGGTTCGTGCATATTTTACACTGGATACGCTTGAAAATGTGATGAAAGGCGGACGCCTAAGTCGGATATCGGGAGCGGTTGCTTCTGTGCTAAATATCAAGCTATTGCTGAAGATCAGTGAAGAAGGTACTGTTGAGGTAGTCGAGAAGACCCGGGGTCTTCCAAAGGCATTGAACCGTCTGCTTGCGCATTTGGATGAGAAGCAGCATGACTACGAGAAGGCTGTTATCGCTATAGTACACAGTAACTGTGAGAAGCTGGCGCTTGAGATTAAAGAACGGATTTTACAAAAGCACCCATTCAAAGAGGTTTTGCTCTCAAGTATGGGGCCTGTAATGGGAACCTATGCTGGTGAAGGTGGAATTGGAGTAGCTTTTTAA
- a CDS encoding S66 peptidase family protein, translating into MIRYPILNKNATVGVTAPSSGVGAQNAELIKLASSRLESKGFNVICGETVWTQEKAKSAPAKVRAQEFNEMMSAEPIDILIPPWGGELLIETLEFIDFDAMKDKWILGYSDISVLLLAVTLRTGIATAHGTNLVDLRGEYSDNTTAMWQAVLETKAGGSIVQHSSLKYQGEWQHDVPSPCVFHLTEDTRWKTVSSGPVAMKGRLLGGCIDIIRHLIGTPFGNLQHFQEQIINNEPILWYLENCEMNTTDLRRSLVQMKLAGWFENCSGIMFGRSPANRPVENYTAEDIYAELSEELQVPIVYDIDCGHTPPQITLINGAYAEVDVTDGVGTVTQFFYE; encoded by the coding sequence ATGATTAGATATCCTATTTTGAACAAGAATGCGACAGTAGGGGTAACAGCACCCTCATCTGGAGTGGGCGCTCAAAATGCAGAGTTAATTAAGTTGGCTTCAAGCCGCTTGGAGTCTAAAGGATTTAATGTGATTTGTGGGGAAACGGTATGGACGCAAGAGAAGGCCAAATCAGCACCGGCAAAAGTGCGTGCTCAGGAGTTTAACGAGATGATGAGTGCTGAGCCTATCGATATCCTTATTCCACCTTGGGGTGGGGAGCTGTTAATTGAGACACTTGAATTTATTGATTTTGATGCCATGAAGGACAAGTGGATCTTAGGCTATTCGGACATTAGTGTGCTGTTGCTTGCAGTCACATTAAGAACGGGGATTGCCACGGCTCATGGGACGAACCTTGTTGATCTTAGGGGAGAATATTCGGATAATACCACAGCCATGTGGCAAGCGGTTCTAGAGACGAAAGCTGGGGGTTCTATCGTCCAGCATTCTTCGCTTAAATATCAGGGGGAATGGCAGCACGATGTTCCTTCACCTTGTGTCTTTCACTTGACAGAAGATACCCGCTGGAAGACTGTATCATCTGGTCCTGTAGCTATGAAAGGGCGTCTACTTGGGGGCTGCATTGATATAATCAGGCACTTAATCGGCACTCCATTTGGAAACCTACAGCATTTTCAAGAACAAATCATTAATAATGAACCGATTTTATGGTATTTGGAAAATTGCGAAATGAACACGACTGATTTGCGTAGGTCACTAGTTCAGATGAAGCTGGCAGGTTGGTTTGAGAATTGTTCTGGGATTATGTTTGGCAGAAGTCCTGCTAATCGACCAGTAGAGAACTATACGGCCGAAGATATTTATGCTGAACTCTCTGAGGAACTTCAGGTGCCTATTGTTTATGATATCGATTGTGGTCATACTCCACCGCAAATTACGCTTATTAACGGAGCATATGCTGAAGTAGATGTGACAGACGGAGTAGGGACGGTAACGCAATTTTTCTATGAATAG